The following is a genomic window from Vicia villosa cultivar HV-30 ecotype Madison, WI unplaced genomic scaffold, Vvil1.0 ctg.002741F_1_1, whole genome shotgun sequence.
TTCTTTCATCCACGGATCTTGGTCGGTTAATATAGTCCTCGGTGCCTTCTTCATTAAAGCAATAAAAGTCTAtaaaaaaagtttcaaataaaaaaattaaattaaatgtgtcaaataataaaactaaatagaaaaaaaatcaataattaccTTCATTAACCAACGAAATGCAGACATTGTTTCATTTCGTAAAAGTGCACATCCAAAAAGAATAGTCTTTCCATGGCTATTCATACCCACAAAAATCCCAAACGGCATTTCATAAGAATTTACCTTGTATGTAGTATCAAATACAACAACATCACCATATTTTTTGTACCAATCAAAACAAGAAGCAGGGGACCAAAAAATATGCTCTAGCCTTTTTTCTTCATCAAGTGTATAAGCATATTGAAACTTGGAGCAACTCTTTTTTGCATTCTCACAATACTTTAGAAAATCGATAGCATCACTTCCTTCAACTTTTTTATTGGCTTTCAAAAAAAGATTGCGAATGTCCTTTTCAATAAATGGAAGATATCCATGCTTCACATTATTCTCTAACTCTAAGACACGCATTATTTGTCTAACAGAAAGCCCACCTTCTTTTAATAAGAAAATGCGATCATAATCATTTTCTGAGATAGTTCGATAAGATGGTAAAAAACGCACCTCTGATTGGGTTAGTAAACCATGATTATGTTCAACAACAAATGTTGTAACTCGCCACTCACTTGGAAATATATCTTGAGATTTTTGTAGTTTAATTCGTAAATGAGCTTTACATTCACACTTTGCTGATTCTCTTTTTCTCTGTTCTTTTGATTGTGATATGTCTTTCGAAGAAACTCTACCTTCACGATGACAAAAAAAATCACGCCGGCTAATAATTCCATCCTTTTGTTTTACGAATCTACCTTTTCGAATTGAGAACCCATGATGATATGCATATCTCTTGTAAAAAGAAAATGCCTCCTCTTCACTAAGAAAAATTTGACCAATAAAAGGAACCATATTTGTCTCATCACAAACTCCATCTTCATCAACTTCTTCTGAAAAATTATTTATCACAACATTCCTACTTGAAGTTATAAGATCTTCATTCTCCAAAGTTCCAATTTTTTCAACTTCTAACATGTCTTTCTCCATGATATTATGCTCAACATGGTCAACAATTGTTTCTAAATGACCACTCTCTACAGAAATTTCTTCTATTGGATATTCATTCAAATTAAAATTCATTCTACTAATAGCATCAATTGTTTATTatctacaaataaaaaataatattataaaaataaagtataaaaattGATATGATATGATATTAAAAGCAAACAAGTGGATCTATACTACatataagaaaagaaactaaattaGTTAAGTATAAAAAACATGTACCTGTGAGTGACAGTGCTTCATGGATCTACAGTCGCAacagtgaaaaggaaagaaacactAGTAGTAATAGTAATAAAGTATATGGATTAggaaatgaaaagataaaagtgtGAGCGTGTACGAAGCAAAGCGCGTAATCTTCtctttcataatttttttctttaataatatctaacgtttctattttttatttcattaataatCTCTTTTTTCTACACAAATAAGTGGGCCTATACTATATTTAATGCtccttaaccagtgcccctggggctGGATAGCATTGCCCTTTTTTTAAAACATCTGGCACATTTTAAGTGAGGTGGACATACTAGTTTACACATTCTACTTTacatatgaatttttattttattatatcaactaattgaaacaatttttttataaaaaacattaaaagcaCATTATTCATAAAAAGAAATTaagttatttataaaaataaaagactaaactaaattataaaaataaattatttatagaaaCAAAATAAGTTTAGATCTTATTCCTCATCATGATTCCTCATTTTATCTGGAACAATAAAACCATAAAAACtcaaataaattcaaattaattaagaatgatataaacaaaatcattcattcattcttctcaataattaaaattacaaaaaatatatataaacaataaATCAAACGTTAACAAATCAGAATCTTTCTAAATCTTTCAAAAGAAGAATGaagaaaataacaattaaaaataaaataaataaaaacattcacatctatttgttttaataattaagATTACAAAATTCATACAAACAAACCTTAAAAATGGGCATATGTTAATTATAGAATAAAGACCCATTTTGTTCCCTCACAAATAACACATGAGTTAAATTAGTCCTTAACAATAAAATAGACCCAATTTAAtcctttataaaatttaaccgtaACATATTAgcccttctgttaatatttttttcaaactgttttttttctagttttaaactgtgactggactgccacgttagattttatttatttttcattttttaaatacaaaattgttttttatttttaatttcatttttaaacaattataaattaataatataaaaaagccaaaattgtttcttataaagaGTTGAATTCAGACACACGTGATTAATCTTAAACAACTctaaacttaaaataaaaaatacaaaatttgtatcaatatggtctcgaacctaagttccttcagattaaatgacagtcaatttaatacaatagaaattgatttgtctatttgtaaataatagtcactttactaacagtagaaattgat
Proteins encoded in this region:
- the LOC131639681 gene encoding protein FAR1-RELATED SEQUENCE 11-like, with the translated sequence MNFNLNEYPIEEISVESGHLETIVDHVEHNIMEKDMLEVEKIGTLENEDLITSSRNVVINNFSEEVDEDGVCDETNMVPFIGQIFLSEEEAFSFYKRYAYHHGFSIRKGRFVKQKDGIISRRDFFCHREGRVSSKDISQSKEQRKRESAKCECKAHLRIKLQKSQDIFPSEWRVTTFVVEHNHGLLTQSEVRFLPSYRTISENDYDRIFLLKEGGLSVRQIMRVLELENNVKHGYLPFIEKDIRNLFLKANKKVEGSDAIDFLKYCENAKKSCSKFQYAYTLDEEKRLEHIFWSPASCFDWYKKYGDVVVFDTTYKVNSYEMPFGIFVGMNSHGKTILFGCALLRNETMSAFRWLMKAPRTILTDQDPWMKEAISKEMSTTKHSFCIWHITFKFSSWFNAILRDKYAQWCYDFYGLYKLETCEEFEHQWPKVVAKYNLQTNKYVKGLYEIRNYWALAYLREYFFGGMTTTGRSESINAFIKRFINSHTSLTDFAKQVDIAIDDIKQKEEYDIMLEKCKGSNMKLMSPLQEQAYNVLTRFSFQKFQDEFERSIQYSIHHENGNVLVLQYYKDDNTRKHQVFWDGKIAACSCKLFEFWGILCRHILSIFLHKDCYEIPPYYFPSRWRLQESHEDDEVVEDQIMDCNSEAESQQVVHCPPISKTKGRPKRRRIKGGKELSHSMNSCRLCKGEGTHFIN